The Nitrogeniibacter aestuarii genome has a window encoding:
- a CDS encoding FecR domain-containing protein, whose translation MLTECTARRVARWVAGWLLATVMVTHAVAEEETLRYVVRQDDTLIGLGQTLFEDPAAWPLVQRINRVANPRRIPVGSVLTIPVRLLRKVPRQGQVVFVSGEATRDGQPVAEGAMVAEGAQLSTAARSFLTIELPDGSRLTMQPQSKVRIESLHTYEGFEAAQRADFQVERGRIETEVERQSGPAARYRIQTPTAVIGVRGTSFRVAADETTSRAEMREGTVAVERPGEAGKPVRLTEGYGLVAQADRPLPEPVPLLDAPAVAGMPTLYERPLVSMELEPVAGAVAYRGQVAADARFVKILAESRSALPTVKFDGLPDGDYYARVRGIDSRGLEGRDAQMAFRLKARPEPPLVSTPRPGGKVNAGDIKFSWSQPEGAARYRFELSRNEDLSAPMVAETGLTEPAVSRPLEEGTYYWRLGSTRADGDLGPWGDPVKVIVRPPMAEVPPPSFDADTMYFAWQGEPGQRFEYQLADDKTFDKRIAEGSVDSPEVKLDKPGPGAYYLRIRAIDADGFVGAYSSPQKIVVPAELPDWLLGVPLLLIFL comes from the coding sequence ATGCTGACCGAGTGCACGGCAAGGCGAGTCGCACGGTGGGTGGCCGGATGGCTGCTCGCGACAGTGATGGTGACCCACGCAGTGGCCGAGGAAGAGACGCTGCGCTACGTGGTGCGCCAGGACGACACCCTGATCGGCCTCGGTCAAACGCTCTTCGAAGATCCGGCCGCCTGGCCGCTGGTGCAGCGGATCAACCGGGTGGCCAATCCCCGGCGCATTCCGGTCGGCAGCGTGCTGACGATTCCGGTGCGTTTGCTGCGCAAGGTGCCGCGTCAGGGGCAGGTGGTGTTCGTGTCGGGTGAGGCGACCCGCGATGGACAGCCTGTGGCCGAGGGGGCGATGGTGGCCGAAGGCGCGCAGCTGTCGACCGCCGCACGCAGCTTTCTGACCATTGAACTGCCCGATGGCTCGCGCCTGACCATGCAGCCACAGAGCAAGGTTCGCATCGAATCACTCCATACCTACGAAGGCTTCGAGGCCGCCCAGCGGGCCGACTTCCAGGTCGAACGCGGGCGCATCGAGACCGAGGTGGAGCGTCAGTCCGGCCCGGCAGCGCGCTATCGCATCCAGACGCCGACGGCGGTCATCGGCGTGCGCGGCACCAGCTTCCGCGTGGCGGCCGACGAAACGACATCGCGCGCCGAAATGCGCGAGGGCACGGTGGCGGTCGAGCGGCCGGGCGAGGCCGGCAAGCCGGTGCGCCTGACCGAGGGTTACGGGCTGGTGGCGCAGGCGGACCGGCCGCTGCCCGAACCGGTGCCCCTGCTCGACGCGCCGGCAGTGGCGGGGATGCCGACGCTCTACGAGCGCCCGCTGGTGAGCATGGAACTCGAACCGGTGGCCGGTGCGGTGGCCTATCGCGGCCAGGTGGCAGCCGACGCCCGCTTCGTGAAGATTCTTGCGGAAAGCCGCAGTGCGCTGCCCACGGTTAAATTCGACGGCTTGCCCGATGGCGATTACTACGCACGGGTGCGCGGTATCGACTCGCGCGGGCTCGAAGGGCGCGACGCGCAGATGGCCTTCCGGCTCAAGGCGCGACCCGAGCCGCCCCTGGTGAGCACACCGCGTCCGGGCGGCAAGGTGAACGCCGGCGACATCAAGTTCAGCTGGTCCCAGCCCGAGGGGGCCGCCCGCTACCGTTTCGAGCTGTCGCGCAATGAAGATCTCTCGGCGCCGATGGTGGCCGAGACCGGTCTGACCGAGCCGGCAGTTTCCAGGCCGCTGGAGGAGGGGACGTACTACTGGCGCCTGGGCAGCACGCGCGCGGATGGCGATCTGGGGCCCTGGGGCGATCCGGTGAAAGTGATCGTGCGCCCGCCCATGGCCGAGGTGCCGCCCCCGAGCTTTGACGCGGACACCATGTACTTCGCCTGGCAGGGCGAGCCGGGTCAGCGCTTCGAGTACCAGCTGGCCGACGACAAGACCTTCGACAAGCGCATTGCCGAGGGCTCGGTGGACAGCCCGGAAGTGAAGCTCGACAAGCCCGGTCCGGGAGCCTACTACCTGCGCATTCGGGCCATCGACGCCGACGGATTCGTGGGCGCGTACTCGTCACCCCAGAAAATCGTGGTGCCGGCCGAACTGCCCGACTGGCTGCTGGGTGTACCGCTGCTGCTGATCTTCCTCTGA
- a CDS encoding CHASE2 domain-containing protein yields MNRSGRLMGDRTLFEWLVVTAFCATVAAASTTFGWLWRMDMSAYDATLSLVPRKPAEDVVVVAIDDPSLAEIGRWPWRRSVHAALIDRLSAAGARVIAFDVILHEPNPDNREADRVLADAIAASGRVILPLVQASRANRIIGEAPPAPIFLAGASSVGHIHVEFDPDGIARSVYLWEGFGAARHPQMALAALQLADPARAARYGAPAPGAAEDDLWHRDSWLRIPFSGPPGTYRYVSYADVLRGDVDASVFQDKVVFVGATALGLTDSVPTPTSGFNRPMPGVEVIANVYGALTRGDAVRQVSPALTGALAAIIVIVLMVVMLRTKPRTALVWAFAGVAGTLVLMWIAMQMGGFWFPPAGAVLGCMLCYPLWSWRRLEAAQRHLDEQLDELHRSAVRFIPGMPEATVASDAFDPLQQRIMRVEEAIERQRHFRRFVSETLDSLPVGAIVTDTEGRILLTNREALSLLSAHDEAQLAAALGQIEWPPGVHLSAGLPVALEADQVVTAEVDGPNDRRLLTQMAQLRSADGVPVGRVLGLSDITRIRDAHRAREETMHYLSHDLRSPIASVLTLIEAEKVAGDLGPEQLEFLRQLGRYANSALKLADDLFRLVRADAIDQSRFVEFNLAATVQDAIDESWALARGKSVKVIFEATDDIVDASQVHGDMELVRRAVLNLLTNAIKYGAEDGQVSVGLARVDDQWEVSVSDDGEGIAPEQLPGLFRRFGRLKNPATRREKGVGLGLMIVKTVAERHGGGVSVASEPGHGAVFRFRLPALDEA; encoded by the coding sequence ATGAACCGATCCGGACGGCTGATGGGCGATCGCACCCTGTTTGAGTGGTTGGTGGTGACGGCGTTCTGCGCCACCGTGGCCGCCGCGTCAACCACCTTCGGATGGCTGTGGCGGATGGACATGTCGGCCTACGATGCCACCCTGTCACTGGTGCCGCGCAAGCCGGCCGAAGACGTGGTGGTGGTGGCCATCGATGACCCGAGCCTTGCCGAGATCGGTCGCTGGCCATGGCGCCGCTCGGTGCATGCAGCGCTCATCGATCGGCTCAGTGCGGCGGGCGCCCGGGTGATCGCCTTCGATGTCATCCTCCACGAACCCAATCCCGACAACCGCGAGGCCGACCGGGTGCTGGCCGATGCCATCGCCGCCAGCGGACGCGTGATCCTGCCGCTGGTGCAGGCCTCGCGCGCCAACCGGATCATCGGTGAAGCGCCACCGGCGCCCATCTTCCTGGCCGGCGCGAGCAGTGTCGGCCACATCCATGTCGAGTTCGATCCCGACGGTATCGCCCGCAGCGTGTACCTGTGGGAAGGCTTCGGCGCCGCGCGTCATCCGCAGATGGCGCTGGCGGCGCTTCAGTTGGCCGACCCGGCTCGTGCCGCCCGCTACGGCGCGCCGGCACCCGGGGCGGCCGAAGACGATCTGTGGCATCGCGACAGTTGGCTGCGCATTCCGTTTTCGGGGCCGCCGGGCACCTACCGTTACGTCTCCTATGCCGACGTGTTGCGTGGCGATGTGGATGCCAGCGTGTTTCAGGACAAGGTGGTGTTCGTCGGCGCCACGGCCCTGGGGCTGACCGACAGCGTGCCTACCCCGACGTCCGGGTTCAACCGGCCCATGCCGGGGGTGGAAGTCATTGCCAACGTGTACGGTGCACTGACCCGCGGCGATGCCGTCCGCCAGGTGTCGCCGGCCCTCACCGGCGCCCTTGCCGCCATCATCGTCATTGTGCTCATGGTGGTGATGCTGCGCACCAAGCCGCGCACGGCCCTGGTGTGGGCCTTTGCCGGGGTTGCCGGCACGCTGGTGCTGATGTGGATTGCCATGCAGATGGGGGGCTTCTGGTTTCCACCCGCGGGGGCAGTGCTCGGCTGCATGCTGTGTTACCCGCTGTGGAGCTGGCGGCGGCTTGAGGCGGCGCAACGCCACCTGGACGAACAGCTCGATGAACTGCACCGGAGCGCGGTGCGGTTCATCCCGGGCATGCCCGAGGCAACCGTCGCCTCCGATGCGTTCGATCCGCTTCAGCAGCGGATCATGCGGGTCGAAGAGGCCATCGAGCGGCAGCGCCATTTCCGCCGCTTCGTGAGTGAGACGCTCGACTCGCTGCCCGTGGGGGCGATCGTGACCGATACCGAAGGGCGCATCTTGCTCACCAACCGGGAGGCCCTCTCCCTGCTCTCGGCGCATGATGAAGCGCAGCTGGCGGCGGCGCTCGGGCAGATCGAATGGCCGCCGGGGGTGCATCTGAGTGCCGGCCTGCCGGTGGCCCTCGAGGCCGACCAGGTGGTGACCGCCGAGGTGGACGGGCCCAATGATCGGCGCCTGCTCACCCAGATGGCGCAACTGCGCAGTGCCGACGGTGTGCCGGTGGGGCGTGTGCTGGGCCTGTCGGACATCACGCGCATTCGCGATGCGCATCGCGCGCGCGAAGAGACGATGCATTATCTGTCGCACGATCTGCGCTCCCCGATCGCCTCCGTCCTCACGCTCATCGAGGCCGAGAAGGTGGCCGGAGACCTGGGGCCGGAGCAACTTGAATTCCTGCGCCAGCTCGGTCGCTACGCCAACTCGGCACTCAAGCTGGCAGACGATCTGTTCCGTCTTGTGCGTGCCGATGCCATCGACCAGAGCCGTTTCGTGGAATTCAATCTTGCCGCCACGGTGCAGGACGCCATCGATGAATCCTGGGCGCTGGCGCGGGGCAAGTCGGTCAAGGTCATCTTCGAGGCCACCGACGACATCGTCGATGCCTCCCAGGTGCACGGCGACATGGAGCTGGTGCGCCGCGCCGTGCTCAATCTGCTCACCAATGCCATCAAGTACGGTGCCGAGGATGGACAGGTGAGCGTCGGGCTCGCGCGCGTGGATGACCAGTGGGAAGTGAGCGTCAGTGACGATGGTGAGGGCATAGCGCCCGAACAGTTGCCCGGTCTGTTCCGGCGCTTCGGCCGCCTCAAGAATCCGGCCACCCGACGCGAAAAGGGCGTGGGGCTGGGGCTGATGATCGTCAAGACCGTGGCGGAACGCCACGGTGGCGGTGTGTCGGTGGCCTCGGAGCCGGGCCACGGGGCCGTGTTCCGCTTCCGCCTGCCAGCCCTCGACGAGGCCTGA
- the mscL gene encoding large conductance mechanosensitive channel protein MscL: protein MSFISEFKEFAMKGNVVDMAVGVIIGGAFGKIVSSLVADVVMPVIGLIVGGVDFSELYVNLGDGEYASLAAAVEAGAPVIKYGVFINTALDFLIIAFVIFMAIKGINKLKREEPPAPEAPKEDPEDIKLLREIRDSLQNKA from the coding sequence ATGAGCTTCATTTCGGAATTCAAAGAATTTGCCATGAAAGGCAACGTGGTCGACATGGCCGTTGGTGTGATCATCGGCGGTGCATTCGGCAAGATCGTCAGCTCGCTCGTGGCCGACGTGGTCATGCCGGTGATCGGCCTGATCGTTGGCGGTGTCGACTTCTCTGAACTGTACGTCAATCTCGGCGATGGCGAATACGCCAGCCTGGCCGCCGCCGTCGAAGCCGGCGCGCCGGTCATCAAGTACGGTGTGTTCATCAACACCGCGCTCGATTTCCTGATCATCGCCTTCGTGATCTTCATGGCCATCAAGGGCATCAACAAGCTCAAGCGCGAAGAGCCGCCTGCACCCGAAGCACCCAAAGAAGATCCGGAAGACATCAAACTGCTGCGCGAAATCCGCGATTCCCTGCAGAACAAGGCCTGA